In Manduca sexta isolate Smith_Timp_Sample1 chromosome 23, JHU_Msex_v1.0, whole genome shotgun sequence, one DNA window encodes the following:
- the LOC119190286 gene encoding uncharacterized protein LOC119190286, translating into MDTNCGACGDLLTDGVNCTSCCQALHYHCAGITESGFRKLGDRKLTWRCMKCKQSSCNQLPSSPKANNDPQVLSEIRALSSKLAPLKSLTEELKALRSEFAQLKSSVDESNDAIREFNSKINSLEQRVVQIEKLQDQVNLLQVQVDRMEHESNVKDQWARVNNIEIKGIRQDKNEDLFKILSTIGNKIQYPVQNAHVNFITRVPTREKDNIKPIIVCFTNRYVKENFIAAARMASKLNPLTSGHLGLTGHNRIFINDHLTTLNKLLLSKAKKIASEKDFQYIWVKYAKIHVRKNDTSPIFVVKSEKDLTKLL; encoded by the coding sequence ATGGATACAAATTGTGGTGCTTGTGGTGACTTACTCACTGACGGAGTAAATTGTACATCCTGCTGCCAGGCCTTACACTATCATTGTGCTGGCATAACGGAATCAGGGTTTCGCAAATTAGGCGACCGAAAACTTACTTGGCGTTGTATGAAGTGCAAACAGTCGAGTTGTAATCAGTTACCTAGTTCACCTAAGGCGAACAATGATCCCCAAGTGCTAAGTGAAATTAGAGCACTGTCGTCAAAATTAGCCCCGCTGAAGTCCCTGACTGAGGAGTTAAAAGCATTACGTTCCGAGTTTGCTCAATTGAAATCATCCGTCGACGAGTCTAATGACGCGATTCGCGAATTTAATAGCAAGATAAATAGTCTCGAACAACGTGTAGTTCAAATTGAAAAGCTTCAAGATCAGGTAAATCTTCTTCAAGTGCAAGTGGATAGGATGGAGCATGAGTCAAATGTTAAAGACCAATGGGCACgagtaaataatatagaaatcaaAGGAATAAGGCAAGATAAAAATGAAgatctatttaaaattctttctaCTATTGGGAATAAGATTCAGTATCCAGTTCAGAACGCTCATGTTAATTTTATCACAAGGGTGCCTACGCGTGAAAAGGACAACATCAAGCCCATAATCGTCTGCTTTACAAATAGATATGTGAAAGAAAATTTCATAGCAGCTGCCAGGATGGCTTCTAAATTGAATCCACTTACCTCTGGACATTTGGGACTGACAGGTCATAATCGGATTTTCATTAATGATCATCTAACCACCTTGAATAAACTGCTACTGTCTAAGGCAAAGAAGATTGCAAGTGAAAAGGATTTTCAATACATATGGGTGAAGTATGCGAAAATTCACGTCCGAAAAAACGATACTTCTCCAATATTTGTAGTAAAATCAGAAAAAGACTTAACAAAGTTACTTTAA
- the LOC115443141 gene encoding cytoplasmic protein NCK1 isoform X2 yields the protein MLETRSVRAADSVWANKPLPAPHAMANARHGKNAQDDVCYVVAKYDYAAQGAQELDLRKNERYLLLDDSKHWWRVQNARSQSGYVPSNYVKKEKPSLFDSIKKKVKKGGGSKTLPSNSSPVRGGAESPGARRVEPADALGAAVVKYNYQAQQPDELSLTKGTRILILEKSNDGWWRGQYQGHTGWFPSNYTSEEGDNEDPVHTYAMAENVLDIVVALYSFTSNNEQELSFEKGDRLEIVERPPSDPEWFRARDARGRLGLVPRNYLQELADYLAHPYGEAGEAGAAGAGAGVGPGAGAGRAWYYGAITRTHCDALLNQHGHDGDFLIRDSETNRGDYSVSLKAPGRNKHFRVHVDRALYCIGQRKFPSLDLLVAHYQRAPIYTNKQGEKLYLVRPLPRADQPC from the exons ATGCTGGAGACGCGGTCGGTACGCGCCGCTGACTCGGTGTGGGCGAACAAGCCGCTGCCTGCGCCTCACGCCATGGCTAACGCCAGGCATGGGAAGAATGCACAG GACGACGTGTGCTACGTGGTGGCGAAGTACGACTACGCGGCGCAGGGCGCGCAGGAGCTGGACCTGCGCAAGAACGAGCGGTACTTGCTGCTCGACGACTCCAAACACTGGTGGCGCGTGCAGAACGCGCGCAGCCAGTCCGGCTACGTGCCCAGCAACTACGTCAAGAAGGAGAAGCCCTCGCTGTTCGACAG CATCAAGAAGAAGGTGAAGAAGGGCGGCGGGTCTAAGACGCTGCCGTCGAACAGCTCGccggtgcgcggcggcgcggagTCGCCGGGCGCGCGGCGCGTGGAGCCGGCGGACGCGCTCGGCGCCGCGGTCGTCAAGTACAACTACCAGGCGCAGCAGCCCGACGAGCTGTCGCTCACCAAGGGCACGCGCATACTCATACTCGAGAAGAGCAACGACGGCTGGTGGCGCGGCCAGTACCAGGGTCACACTGGATG GTTTCCGTCGAACTACACGAGCGAGGAGGGCGACAATGAGGACCCCGTGCACACGTACGCCATGGCAGAGAACGTCCTCGACATTGTG GTGGCGCTGTACTCGTTCACGTCGAACAACGAGCAGGAGCTGTCGTTCGAGAAGGGCGACCGGCTCGAGATCGTGGAGCGCCCCCCCTCCGACCCCGAGTGGTTCCGCGCTCGCGACGCGCGCGGCCGCCTCGGCCTCGTGCCGCGCAACTACCTGCAGGAGCTCGCCGACTACCTCGCGCATCCCTACGG CGAGGCGGGCGAGGCGGGCGCggccggcgcgggcgcgggcgtcGGGCCCGGCGCCGGCGCGGGCCGCGCGTGGTACTACGGCGCCATCACGCGCACGCACTGCGACGCGCTGCTCAACCAGCACGGCCACGACGGCGACTTCCTGATCCGCGACTCGGAGACCAACCGCGGCGACTACTCCGTGTCGCTGAAGGCGCCGGGCCGCAACAAGCACTTCCGCGTGCACGTGGACCGCGCGCTGTACTGCATCGGCCAGCGCAAGTTCCCGTCGCTGGACCTGCTGGTGGCGCACTACCAGCGCGCGCCCATCTACACCAACAAGCAGGGCGAGAAGCTCTACCTCGTGCGCCCGCTGCCGCGCGCCGACCAGCCCTGCTAG
- the LOC115443141 gene encoding cytoplasmic protein NCK1 isoform X1 translates to MLETRSVRAADSVWANKPLPAPHAMANARHGKNAQDDVCYVVAKYDYAAQGAQELDLRKNERYLLLDDSKHWWRVQNARSQSGYVPSNYVKKEKPSLFDRFLLCCVGDENLRTLSRIKKKVKKGGGSKTLPSNSSPVRGGAESPGARRVEPADALGAAVVKYNYQAQQPDELSLTKGTRILILEKSNDGWWRGQYQGHTGWFPSNYTSEEGDNEDPVHTYAMAENVLDIVVALYSFTSNNEQELSFEKGDRLEIVERPPSDPEWFRARDARGRLGLVPRNYLQELADYLAHPYGEAGEAGAAGAGAGVGPGAGAGRAWYYGAITRTHCDALLNQHGHDGDFLIRDSETNRGDYSVSLKAPGRNKHFRVHVDRALYCIGQRKFPSLDLLVAHYQRAPIYTNKQGEKLYLVRPLPRADQPC, encoded by the exons ATGCTGGAGACGCGGTCGGTACGCGCCGCTGACTCGGTGTGGGCGAACAAGCCGCTGCCTGCGCCTCACGCCATGGCTAACGCCAGGCATGGGAAGAATGCACAG GACGACGTGTGCTACGTGGTGGCGAAGTACGACTACGCGGCGCAGGGCGCGCAGGAGCTGGACCTGCGCAAGAACGAGCGGTACTTGCTGCTCGACGACTCCAAACACTGGTGGCGCGTGCAGAACGCGCGCAGCCAGTCCGGCTACGTGCCCAGCAACTACGTCAAGAAGGAGAAGCCCTCGCTGTTCGACAG ATTCCTACTATGTTGCGTGGGCGACGAAAACTTACGCACTCTCTCTCG CATCAAGAAGAAGGTGAAGAAGGGCGGCGGGTCTAAGACGCTGCCGTCGAACAGCTCGccggtgcgcggcggcgcggagTCGCCGGGCGCGCGGCGCGTGGAGCCGGCGGACGCGCTCGGCGCCGCGGTCGTCAAGTACAACTACCAGGCGCAGCAGCCCGACGAGCTGTCGCTCACCAAGGGCACGCGCATACTCATACTCGAGAAGAGCAACGACGGCTGGTGGCGCGGCCAGTACCAGGGTCACACTGGATG GTTTCCGTCGAACTACACGAGCGAGGAGGGCGACAATGAGGACCCCGTGCACACGTACGCCATGGCAGAGAACGTCCTCGACATTGTG GTGGCGCTGTACTCGTTCACGTCGAACAACGAGCAGGAGCTGTCGTTCGAGAAGGGCGACCGGCTCGAGATCGTGGAGCGCCCCCCCTCCGACCCCGAGTGGTTCCGCGCTCGCGACGCGCGCGGCCGCCTCGGCCTCGTGCCGCGCAACTACCTGCAGGAGCTCGCCGACTACCTCGCGCATCCCTACGG CGAGGCGGGCGAGGCGGGCGCggccggcgcgggcgcgggcgtcGGGCCCGGCGCCGGCGCGGGCCGCGCGTGGTACTACGGCGCCATCACGCGCACGCACTGCGACGCGCTGCTCAACCAGCACGGCCACGACGGCGACTTCCTGATCCGCGACTCGGAGACCAACCGCGGCGACTACTCCGTGTCGCTGAAGGCGCCGGGCCGCAACAAGCACTTCCGCGTGCACGTGGACCGCGCGCTGTACTGCATCGGCCAGCGCAAGTTCCCGTCGCTGGACCTGCTGGTGGCGCACTACCAGCGCGCGCCCATCTACACCAACAAGCAGGGCGAGAAGCTCTACCTCGTGCGCCCGCTGCCGCGCGCCGACCAGCCCTGCTAG
- the LOC115443164 gene encoding transcription elongation factor SPT5 yields MSDSEGSNYSGSGSEAGSVPSNRSRRSAASNRSARSRSVSRSRSRSRSGSRSPSRSPSRSRSRSRSRSRSRSRSRSRSAGSDASRNRDDEAKEASADEEVEDEQEPEGEDLVDSEEYEEDDEEEERLRKKRKKDSRYGGFIIDEAEVDDEVDEDDEWEEGAQEMGIVGNEVDEIGPTAREIEGRRRGTNLWDSQKEEEIEEYLRNKYADETAAHRHFGEGGEEMSDEITQQTLLPGIKDPNLWMVKCRIGEEKATVLLLMRKFIAYQFSEEPFQIKSVVAPEGVKGYIYIEAYKQTHVKAIINNVGTLRMGVWKQEMVPIKEMTDVLRVVKEQSGLKPKQWVRLKRGLYKDDIAQVDYVDLAQNQVHLKLLPRIDYTRLRGALRTVQSESEAAKRKKKRRPAAKPFDPEAIRAIGGEVTSDGDFLIFEGNRYSRKGFLYKNFTMSAILAEGVKPTLTELERFEEQPEGIDIELAAPAKDDPTSLHSFSMGDNVEVCSGDLANLQARIIAIDGSMITVMPKHDALKDPLVFKPNELRKYFKQGDHVKVLAGRYEGDTGLIVRVETHRVVLVSDLTMHELEVLPRDLQLCSDMATGVDSLGQFQWGDMVQLDPQTVGVIVRLEKENFHVLGMQGKVIECKPQALQKRRENRFTRALDSEENTIQKRDIVKVIDGPHAGRNGEIKHLYRNFAFLQSRMYLDNGGIFVCKTRHLQLAGGARNNNASAGLSLGFMSPRIQSPMHPSGRGGATPRGRGGRGAGRGGATRDRELIGQTIKITGGPYKGNVGIVKDATGSTARVELHSSCQTISVDRGHIAGAAGAAAGGGTSFYSRTPARTPTLGAQTPTYRDTGIKTPMHGSATPIYDVGSRTPHYGSATPSHEGGRTPAHGAWDPTASATPARAPDFEYGSLDDSDAYGGGSFAPQTPGAMYGSDHTYSPYRPSPSPGYAAGYPGTPSPAGYSPRSPYEPGTPAEATGAADWHTTDVEVRVRAGAEAGLAGQVGVLRSVSAGSCAVYLPHEDRVLTVPPDLLDPVLPQAGDRVKVIAGEDREAVGQLISIENQEGVVKFGTDDIKIMQLRHLCKMSTS; encoded by the exons ATGTCGGATTCAGAAGGTAGTAATTATTCAGGCAGCGGATCGGAGGCTGGTAGTGTTCCGTCGAACCGGTCGCGCAGGAGTGCCGCGTCGAACCGTTCAGCGAGGTCCCGATCCGTGTCCCGATCGCGCTCGCGGTCACGCTCGGGCAGCCGAAGCCCTTCCAGGAGTCCGTCCAGGTCGCGCTCGAGGTCACGCTCGCGGTCACGATCCAGATCTCGCTCCAG AAGCCGATCGGCTGGGTCCGACGCCAGCCGCAACAGAGATGACGAAGCCAAAGAAGCATCAGCTGATGAAGAGGTTGAG GATGAACAAGAGCCAGAAGGAGAAGATCTGGTGGACTCTGAGGAATATGAAGAGGATGACGAGGAAGAAGAAAGGCTGAGGAAGAAACGCAAGAAAGACAGTCGCTATGGTGGATTCATTATTGACGAAGCTGAG GTGGATGATGAAGTTGATGAAGATGACGAATGGGAAGAAGGTGCCCAGGAAATGGGCATTGTGGGCAATGAGGTTGATGAAATTGGACCCACAGCCAGGGAGATTGAGGGTCGCAGGAGAGGCACCAATCTGTGGGACTCACAGAAAGAGGAAGAGATTGAAGAGTATCTAAGAAACAAATATGCTGATGAAACAGCAGCTCACAGGCACTTTGGTGAGGGTGGGGAGGAAATGTCAGATGAAATAACACAACAAACACTCCTGCCAGGCATTAAAGATCCTAACCTATGGATGGTCAAGTGCAGGATTGGTGAAGAGAAAGCAACAGTGCTACTTCTCATGAGAAAGTTCATTGCTTATCAATTTTCAGAAGAACCATTCCAGATAAAATCTGTTGTAGCACCAGAGGGTGTCAAAGGTTATATCTACATTGAAGCTTACAAGCAAACTCATGTTAAAGCAATCATTAACAATGTAGGTACACTCAGGATGGGCGTGTGGAAGCAGGAGATGGTTCCCATCAAAGAAATGACAGATGTCCTTAGAGTGGTGAAGGAACAGTCGGGTTTAAAGCCCAAACAATGGGTCAGGTTGAAGAGAGGTCTGTACAAAGATGATATAGCCCAGGTGGACTATGTGGACTTGGCACAGAACCAAGTGCACCTCAAACTATTACCTAGAATAGATTACACAAGACTGAGAGGTGCACTGCGGACAGTGCAGAGTGAGAGCGAAGCTGCCAAGAGGAAAAAGAAGAGGAGGCCGGCCGCGAAACCTTTCGATCCAGAGGCTATCAGAGCGATTGGTGGAGAGGTCACGTCAGATGGTGATTTCCTCATATTTGAAGGCAACAGGTATTCCAGAAAGGGTTTCTTGTACAAAAACTTTACAATGTCAGCCATACTCGCCGAGGGAGTCAAGCCAACACTTACTGAGCTTGAGAGGTTCGAGGAGCAGCCTGAAGGTATCGATATCGAACTGGCAGCTCCGGCCAAGGACGACCCCACCAGTCTCCATTCTTTCTCGATGGGTGATAACGTGGAGGTGTGTTCGGGAGATCTCGCTAACTTACAAGCTCGCATTATCGCCATAGATGGCTCGATGATCACTGTGATGCCGAAACACGACGCTCTAAAGGACCCGCTGGTTTTCAAACCGAACGAATTACGCAAATACTTTAAGCAAGGTGACCACGTGAAGGTGCTGGCGGGTCGTTACGAAGGCGACACCGGATTGATTGTACGCGTAGAGACGCATCGCGTCGTCCTCGTGTCCGACCTCACCATGCACGAGCTGGAAGTGTTGCCACGCGACCTGCAGCTCTGCTCTGACATGGCCACCGGCGTCGACTCGCTGGGACAGTTCCAGTGGGGAGACATGGTACAACTCGACCCGCAGACTGTCGGCGTCATCGTACGCCTCGAGAAGGAGAACTTCCACGTGCTCGGCATGCAGGGCAAGGTCATCGAGTGCAAACCGCAGGCGCTGCAGAAGAGACGTGAGAATCGATTCACTCGCGCGCTCGACTCCGAAGAGAACACCATTCAGAAACGAGACATAGTGAAGGTGATCGACGGTCCACACGCCGGTCGCAATGGCGAGATTAAGCATTTGTACCGCAACTTCGCGTTCCTGCAGTCACGCATGTACCTCGACAACGGCGGCATTTTCGTTTGCAAGACGCGGCACCTGCAGCTTGCCGGCGGGGCGCGCAACAACAACGCCAGCGCCGGACTCTCGCTCGGCTTCATGTCGCCGCGCATACAGTCGCCCATGCATCCCTCTGGCCGCGGCGGCGCCACCCCGCGGGGCCGCGGTGGTCGCGGGGCCGGCAGGGGAGGAGCCACCAGGGACCGCGAACTCATCGGACAGACGATCAAGATCACTGGGGGGCCGTACAAGGGCAACGTGGGCATCGTCAAAGACGCCACCGGCAGCACGGCACGTGTCGAGTTGCACTCCTCGTGCCAAACGATATCTGTGGACCGCGGACACATCGCCGGGGCTGCCGGGGCAGCGGCCGGCGGCGGCACGTCCTTCTACTCGCGCACACCCGCGCGCACGCCCACGCTTGGGGCACAGACGCCCACCTACCGCGACACAGGCATCAAGACGCCCATGCACGGCTCGGCGACGCCCATCTACGACGTGGGCAGTCGTACGCCTCACTATGGTTCCGCGACGCCGTCGCACGAGGGCGGCCGCACGCCGGCACACGGTGCGTGGGACCCGACAGCGTCCGCCACGCCGGCCCGGGCACCCGATTTCGAGTATGGCTCGCTCGACGACAGCGACGCGTACGGCGGAGGATCATTCGCGCCGCAGACGCCCGGCGCCATGTACGGGTCGGACCACACGTACAGCCCGTACCGGCCGAGTCCGAGCCCAGGGTACGCGGCGGGGTACCCGGGCACGCCGAGTCCGGCGGGCTACTCGCCGCGGTCCCCGTACGAGCCGGGCACGCCGGCCGAGGCGACGGGAGCGGCGGACTGGCACACCACGGACGTGGAGGTGCGCGTACGCGCAGGCGCGGAGGCGGGTCTGGCGGGACAGGTGGGCGTGCTGCGCAGTGTGTCGGCGGGCTCCTGCGCAGTGTACTTGCCGCACGAGGACCGCGTGCTGACGGTGCCGCCGGACCTGCTGGACCCGGTGCTGCCGCAGGCTGGCGACCGCGTGAAGGTGATCGCGGGCGAGGACCGGGAGGCGGTGGGACAGCTCATCTCTATAGAGAACCAGGAGGGAGTGGTCAAGTTCGGCACAGACGACATCAAGATCATGCAGTTGCGCCACCTCTGCAAGATGAGCACCTCGTAA